In a genomic window of Helianthus annuus cultivar XRQ/B chromosome 10, HanXRQr2.0-SUNRISE, whole genome shotgun sequence:
- the LOC118482604 gene encoding uncharacterized protein LOC118482604, producing MSVLMVDSEEYQVTGPRSQCVVNVKHKTCASRKWDLTGMPCKHAVEAIWDMLRNSIDASIPEEWVSNVYWLSTWKKVYDNVIEPINGPEMWTPSECPTTLIPPKYHTQVGRPKKKRRKAFGEKELEQEFDKGGKMTRKGTIIRG from the coding sequence ATGTCCGTTTTAATGGTTGATTCAGAAGAGTATCAAGTAACAGGTCCAAGATCACAGTGTGTTGTGAATGTTAAACATAAAACTTGTGCATCCAGGAAGTGGGATTTGACAGGGATGCCTTGCAAACATGCAGTTGAAGCCATATGGGACATGTTAAGGAATAGCATTGATGCTAGCATACCAGAAGAGTGGGTTTCTAATGTGTATTGGTTGTCAACATGGAAGAAAGTTTATGACAATGTGATAGAGCCAATCAACGGGCCGGAGATGTGGACTCCTTCAGAGTGTCCAACAACACTCATCCCACCAAAGTATCATACACAAGTTGGAAGGCCAAAGAAGAAACGAAGGAAGGCATTTGGTGAAAAAGAGCTTGAGCAGGAGTTCGACAAAGGAGGTAAAATGACCAGAAAAGGAACCATCATCAGGGGGTGA